The Miscanthus floridulus cultivar M001 chromosome 7, ASM1932011v1, whole genome shotgun sequence genome includes a region encoding these proteins:
- the LOC136465675 gene encoding uncharacterized protein, whose translation MEPLAEENKKLREALNLSEKSIKRAQRERDLAESNSRDLEHQKGVLSEQLTATSEQLKKKSEQLAIVSEELKNMSEQLGKKTRELKSKSEQLDQKCEQFENVSKQKSEQDAELSQLRQTVEQIRQDKVKESERANKLAEELKDYRHKAKAQFDVLVQEAKVQKDNFNTVIAAIKLVLDCVDVELAPRPDGRQQGSDTIIQRCKAAWENFKNFNRDAVVTAATHALAVVRSHYLTIDIQSIGGGFADGLSDAKPSSWRMMLKMQQKCLSAI comes from the exons atggagccccttgccgaggagaacaagaaactcCGGGAGGCGTTAAATCTTTCTGAAAAGAGTAttaagagggcccagcgcgagcgggaccttgcggagtcTAACTCACGGGACCTGGAACATCAGAAGGGGGTTCTGTCCGAGCAACTAACGGCTACATCTGAGCAACTGAAGAAGAAATCCGAGCAACtggcgattgtatccgaggagctaaaaaatatgtccgagcaattgggcaagaaaaCTAGAGAGCTCAAAAGTAAATCCGAGCAGCTCGATCAGAAGTGCGAGCAGTTCGAgaatgtatccaagcagaaatcTG agcaagatgcagaactcagcCAGCTACGCCAGACCGTCGAGCAAATCCGACAAGATAAAGTGAAAGAGTCGGAGCGAGCAAATAAATTGGCCGAAGAACTGAAAG attatcgccataaagccaaggcacagttcgatgtgctggtgcaggaagccaaggtccaaaaagacaacttcaacactgTAATCGCCGCAATAAAATTAGTACTCGACTGCGTCGATGTTGAACTGGCACCTCGTCCTGACGGCAGGCAGCAAGGGTcagacaccatcatccagagatgcaaggcagcgtgggagaatttcaaaaacttcaaccgcgacgccgttgtgaccgccgctactcatgcccttgcggtggttcggtcccactatctgaCTATCGATATCCAGTCGATAGGGGGCGGGTtcgccgatgggctgagcgacgcgaaacccagcagctggaggatgatgttgaagatgcagcaaaaatgcttatcggcgatatag